Within Channa argus isolate prfri chromosome 4, Channa argus male v1.0, whole genome shotgun sequence, the genomic segment GACAGCTCAGCCAGGTGACTTGActtttcaatgtattttaaagagaACGTCAAACGCGGACGCAGAGGGACCGAGCAGCAGCTCCGGGTCGACCCCTGCCTTGTCAGATGGAAACGACTGCAGGCTCAGTTATGGGAGCAGCTTTCcagaacagaaaacagcagTTTGACTTTGTAGGTTTGAGATCCCCACTCCCTCTTCAGGGACACCTTCCTCTGAAATGGCTCAACATCTCTGTTCTGGcatttcctgtgtttacttGAAGTGGTGCACCTGAAAGGTTAGATGTCGGGATCTTGCTGACATGCAGACCTAATTGGATGCCTTGTAAACTGTTCAGGTAGTTAAAGAGTTCATGTTTCctctaaaatattaataatattagaattttttttttttttcagaatgatTTTATATACAGTGCCTGAAGGTTTTAAAAGATATATCTTAGTGTTTTCATTAAGCTCAAACAAAGCACTCGTGACTTTGCcgctgaaaacaaatgtgtttttcaaccTCACCgctgttttgttaattttactCATAAAGCCAGCTGCACCAACAGGGGCCTGCAGGGGTCCAGAGGCTAAGATCTGGCCGCAGTGATCCAGGACCATGTTCAGTGTTTTCCCAGCTTAGCCAGGCCAGGGGGCTTgagcaacaataacaacatgTGCTGGGATCACACACTCTGCTCTGGTAACTCCCTgggaaatgtagaaaaaagaCAATATTGCTTAGCTTATTTCCTTGACCGGACTGAGGCTGTGTGCAGGATGTCTATATATGGTCATTTCGTTTCCAAAATATAACCTTATGAGTTGGTTTCAAAAGGGCAGCTGCACAGTGTGGGGTTGCATGGAGACAAATAGCTCATTAGTATGGTTTCAACTGCCCCCCCACCTCCATAGCATGCTAACACCTCTAAAACTTGTGCTGGGCTGAATTATAGATGCACCTTAACCGACAATCGATGTTGGCTTCTAGTGTTGCAATCTCCTGTTACCCACCTGAGACACACATGGGCTTCCTCTTTGTGATTTTAACACACACCAAGAAGCCTTAACCTTCTCAAATGACACTGCTAGTGGTCCTCGTCGAACGTACTGTATATAACAAATGCTGTCAATTTGCAACGTTGCACAGGCTCTGTTTAGGCCGATGGTTAATCTAGGTTAATTAGATCTGGGTCTATAAAGCATGCATCCACCTGATTATACCTGCTCCAGGACAGGAGATGTGTAATGGTTTTTGTCTGGAAGTAATAGAAACCTTTTTTAGCACCCACTCGTGCTGATTTGTTGCATCATTTTGGggcttttaaattctttttatcCAGCCTCCTCCTTTGTGCCTGTGCTACTTTCTCCTTGTGTCTATCGCACCTTCTCCCTGTCACACCCTCCGCCTTACAGCCGTCTTAGTGGACACAATCTTTGCTCGGGCCATTGTTGCTCCGTCAGCTCCAGTGACTACTGATAATGAGAGGGGATGTGTGCGGTGGAGACAGCAGAGAGAAACAGGACAGAGGAGAAGTTGGCTGGCTGTCACTCCGGTGACACTGTGCAAGAGCTGATGGTGTGATAAGGCATGTCAAGTGAGACGAATCAGACAAATGTAGGACATTTCTGTACCTGTGCTTGCATGTTTAGGTGCAacctagatttaaaaaatattttcttgagTTGCCTACAGTCCAAATCAACACAAGGTCCCTGTGTGCAATTGTCGGTAAATGACTCCAGTGGATTACTGTTCCACTCTGTGATTTGGCTGAAGTGCTTAATTGGTGAGGTTATCTTTAGGAAATCTGTTTGTGAATGACTAAAGCTCTGTGTATTTAACCCTGAGACAATGAAGCACTTTGCTGAAAAGGTgggtgtttttttaaacaagtgaaATTTGTCTCAGACAGCGGCCTAATCTGTCTCACCATGTGCTTATCATAACTCTGCCCGAAAACCACACGACACTTACTCCTCCCTTAGGTTTCCTTTTTGTCATAATGTCACTTCTGAGGTTGAGCGActctttgaaaatgtgtttatttcaagAGGTTGTGTGTCACTTTTGCATAAATAGGGGGGAAAAAGTGCTCACCAAATATGCATACATAGCTGAgtttcagaaacacaaagttggactaaaacagatggaaaataGTTACTTTGACAGCAAGAAGCCTTTGAAAAGTTTCCAAATCGCAAAACGTGGCTCCCCATGGAGGTCGGTTTGCAGTGACAGATGGCGTGGGTAAAATAAAGTCAGGATCcgggacatttttattttcccactCCAAGTCTGTCCAACAAGGTTTTCAAAATCGCAACCTAACTGCATGTGACAAGTATGAGGAGACTTTTTAaacttctttattttccttggATTGTCTGTTCAGGTTTGTATGAGTTTGTCTTCCCAATTTAGGCCACACTTTTCTCAGTTTCTCCTTTTTGCTTCCAAGCGCATTGACCCACATGAAAACTTGGAAAGATGCAGTGAGACAAAATGTCTTCTGGCAGTTTGCATTAACGTAAGACAGCAGTCATGCTCACGTTGCATCAGATACCTCCGCTGTGGTCAGCGTGTTGCTAATGAATGGTCTGTTACCATGCAGAAAGGTTTGGACTTTGGAGGCAAAGGTggacatatttaaaataaataaataaataaataattaaaaatcttatttattCATCAGATAATTGTCCAAATGTTATAACATCAGACGTACTGTGGTTTGTCTGGCCCAAATCTGCTGGGTATCCTgccgtgtgtctgtgtgtgtgtgcgccatCTAAAGACTGGTGGCATGTCTCCATAAAGGATGGTGGTAGACTTCCTGCTACACAAAATCTTGTTGATgtaatttgactttttactgtaattttagcTTTTGTGTGTAAAGCTTCCTAGAATATTACCCGTTTTAAATAATGCTATAATGCAGGACCTTTTTTGAGATTCACTGGCAATGACTTCACTTTAGAATAATCCTTTGAGGTAAGGCGTTATAAAACATTCAGCAGATCTGGTGTGTTGCCTAAAAAGTGCTCTGCAAAGCAGCATCAGAGTCAGAAATGTGCTAAAATTAGACCCATTGCTCACCAGCTCATTGCCTGTAACCAGTTAGAATAACAACAAATCTGTGCAGTTGCTTGGTTAAGGGAACCTGTTGTACTTCCACTACCTACGTTGTGTTCCAGTTGTCGAGCATCCATGTCTGCTGAAGGCTGTATTGCTCAACACTAACATCTCCTGCACATCAACCAGAACCGTAATAAATGTGGGCTAGTTTGAGGCAGGGGAAGATCTCTCTTCAGATTTGTCCTTGAGGTCACTgaacagtgtatttttttttttttaaattttgtatttttttttttgcaggaaggACGTGAGCAATATGAGCTGGCCGCGACCTCGGAGCCGGCCAGCAAGAAGAAGGGGAaagggaagaagaaagagaaggataTGGACGAACTGAAGAAGGAAGTGGATATGGTAAGTGTCCCGAGCTTcgatctttgtttttctctttgttcacTGTTCACTTTGTTCGCCTCCGGACCTTTTCCTCTAATTGTCCACTAACTCCTATGACCATCCCTTCCTCTGTGTTGTACTTCTTCTAGATCTCTTACCGTCACGTGAGCCACTCTCTCTTATGGACactgaaatttatttttctaccacattttacacataaaagCCCTAAAAGTAGATGTAGTTTGAAATGGTGTAATCTTTTAAATTGGACTACTTTCAATTTGTTTGCTGTCCTTTCCTCCTACTTGTCACTTATCCTCCCTCTTTATCCTCATCCCTTCATCCTTTTCTCTATTGTCTATGAATGTTTATCTGCCATTGTTGTTGCGGCACCTTTTGAGAGgtgttcattttaaactaaaaggTCACCACACAAAGAGCTGTAAATGTCACAGGCTTTGTGCATATTGAGCCCACACCTGCCTACAGTggctacacacagacacaagcatTACACTGATGgtcacactgtttttttgttttttcttctgtgtctttGCAGGATGATCACAAGCTGACTCTGGATGAGCTGAATCGCAAATATGGAACAGACCTCACCAATGTAAGTGAGCTACAGAGGAAAATGCAATGTAATTTGTGTCTGAATGTCTGTCTGgttttaatgtaatgcaattttGAAATGAACAGTCTTCATTTATTATGGAAATCAAATATCATATCAGCTGTAAAAGTGGCTTTTGTTTGCCGCTATCTGCTATTTTTCTCTTCAGTCTGACAGTTGACATTCAGATGATGAATGATTAACGAGGAATCGATGAATTAAACAGAAGACTTTGTTTAAAGAGGGAAGAGATCGTCTCTCGCATTATGACTGAGCAGGGTGTGATCAGCCACCCTGGGAGGGCTGAGCCCATGTGGGGTCCCCCCCCATGTGCACGGCTGCTGCAGAACCCTACCCTATCTTTGCTctcaaccccccacccccagtgAAATCCAATGAAGTCCACTCTTTATGCAAATGTGCTCCTGGTCATGCAGGAAAGATCAAGGAGAATAGTTAATCAGTGCTTCCAAACTGGGGGTCTCTGAgttttgcatgtgcatgtatgCATCAGTTGTGAATCAATCATTCGCCTTAGAAGCCCCTCTACCCTGATTTCATATGATTCCATTTccatcatctttttcttttctcccttacTATACCTCACATCTCTCCTCTTCCCTCTGTTTTCTTCCTCCTACCTGCTGatgaagcaaatgttttttgttttttttttggtgctgctGTGTTGCTAGACAACTAGCAGCACCTGGAGTTCCCCCTGGACTTAAATATGTGTCAGGGAGTTTGTCATTTGTGGCTGGCTGGCAAACAATGGAGATGGCCTCAAAATtggattaaatgttaaaacgATTGGTTTATTATTAAACGTTGAGCACATCTCCATTATCACCAGTTGTAGCTGATTATGTTTACTCCTAATTTCAGGGTTTGAGTAGTGCAAAAGCTGCCGAGATTCTGGCCCGTGATGGACCAAACGCCCTCACCCCCCCTCCCACCACCCCAGAGTGGGTCAAATTTTGCAAACAGGTAACATCAGTTTTGATTTAAATTGCACATATCTTTtagtattttgaatgttttttgcGTCATTGTTTAACAATAACTAATTTATAGGTTCCCATAAAAATGAGAAGGTACTAAAGTTCCTTCCTGTTCCGTCTTCATCTAGATGTTTGGTGGTTTCTCCATGCTTCTGTGGACTGGTGCCATCCTCTGTTTCCTGGCCTATGGTATCCAGGCTGCAATGGAGGATGAGCCTGCAAATGATAATGTGAGAAAAGATCCcattataatgtttttaatttttatgagGGCAGTGCAAAAATGAAATGGATAAGTCagatttgtctttcttttttaatggtTGTGGTTAGTTACTTAGTTACTGCTATGAAATTCATAATAGAGCGATTAATTAattgatataaaatattacagaGAATAACTTCAGtttgtgattaaaaatgtctttatttcagTTAATTATGGTTTAAGACTGAATGTCTCTGACTTTGAACTGGATGTTAGAATCTTAAAATATGATGATAATGGTCTTGAACTGAACTTTGTAACAGGAAACTTAGTAGAAATTGTCTAATATTGTTCCTCAGAGTTGGACTTTAATACCCTAATAGACATTGATAACATATGGAAATCTAATTGTAACATGTTCGCAGTTGTACCTGGGTGTTGTGCTTTCTGCTGTCGTCATCATCACTGGTTGCTTCTCCTATTATCAAGAGGCCAAGAGCTCCAAGATCATGGACTCATTCAAGAACCTGGTCCCACAGGTACCTCAAATTTTAAACTcgcatttaaaattttttttattagatttcaACCAGAAATGTACTAACATCAGTTAAAATGCCATAATGCAGTAACACTGCAGTGAACTCAGCATTGTCCCCATGTCAGCTTAATTGTATGTGTAATTCAAGGTCTCACCCACTCTGCTAAACAATAGTTCTTTTGACTCTTGTTGGCATTGTTGAATATTTtagaagataaaaataaaaaaatgtgctaTACATGTCAGTGAGTAAATAAGTCattctcactttctcttttgtcttacGTTAATGTCTTTCTCCACAATGTCTCGCATCGCAGCAAGCCTTGGTCGTCCGTGATGGTGAGAAGAAGAGCATCAATGCTGAGGAGGTGGTGGTTGGTGATTTAGTGGAGGTGAAAGGTGGCGACAGGATCCCTGCTGATCTGCGGATCATCTCCGCCCACGGCTGCAAGGTTGGCTCTCAAGAGATGAGGgaatttcttcttctgttttgaGGAATTTAACCTGAAACCATTTCTCCATCAGAAAACATTAGAGTGGCACCTTTAACGTTTTGTATTTCCGTCGTCCGCTGTTTGTTGGCACCTTGATCATTTTGAAGGTTGTCAGATGCACTTTTGTTAAATCAAAACTCCACTGAACTGCTAAATTTGAGCAATTTTCCctgttgtccttttttttttttttttttttttttttttggttcatatTTCCAACATTGAATTATCAGACAGTGCAGTGTGATTATGTAGAGCTCGAAGCACCAATACGTCCTCTTAGATTTTTCCTTTGAGATCACTATTTTAATGACTGGTCCCATGTCATGTGACTAGCAGTCGTCTTATGGTCTGTGACCCATTTTGGACGCTGACAGCAACAGCCACTTATGCCCGGTGCTTCTCCATCAACATTTGCATTAGTCATTGTCACTTGTCACCTGCCTCCACATCATTGTGCTGTTGTTCCATTATGGACCCAAATCTATGTTTTAACCACGGAAAAaggcgcttttttttttttttttttttttccatcgtaccatttttttgttgtttttgttattgttctttAGGCAATCCCAGCAACatccatttcagtttttctcccATTTCTCAGGTTGACAACTCCTCCCTGACTGGTGAATCCGAGCCACAGACTCGTACTCCAGACTTCTCCAATGAGAACCCACTGGAGACCAGGAACATTGCTTTCTTCTCCACCAACTGTGTTGAAGGTGTGACGATAGGATACATTAAAGCCTTTCAGATGGGGCTGCGTTATCTGTTATTATCTGTAATTCTGGGATTAAGTGGTGAAGAGTAATAACCCAGTCATTCTTGCTACAGGAACTGCCCGTGGTATTGTGATTAGCACTGGAGATCGCACAGTCATGGGTCGTATCGCCACGCTAGCCTCCGGACTGGAGGTTGGACGAACCCCCATCTCCATCGAGATCGAGCACTTCATCCAACTCATTACTGGTGTGGCCGTCTTCCTTGGTGTGTCTTTCTTCGTCCTGTCACTCATCCTCGGATACACCTGGCTGGAGGCCGTCATCTTCCTCATTGGTATCATTGTCGCCAATGTGCCAGAAGGTCTCCTGGCTACTGTCACTGTGAGTTGTGTTGCTTTAAAGGTCTAATATTCAATCCAGAGTCATTGATGGCGATCAGCTCTTGACTGGTCTGTGCGATCGCCTCTCAGGTGTGTCTGACTCTGACTGCTAAGCGTATGGCCAAGAAGAACTGCCTGGTTAAGAACTTGGAAGCTGTTGAGACCCTGGGCTCCACCTCCACCATCTGCTCAGACAAGACAGGCACCCTGACCCAGAACAGGATGACAGTGGCTCACATGTGGTTCGACAACCAAATCCACGAGGCCGACACCACAGAGAACCAGAGCGGCACCTCCTTCGACAGGAGCTCACCCACCTGGGCTGCCTTGGCCAGAATCGCTGGACTTTGCAACCGCGCTGTCTTCCTGGCTGAGCAGAGCAACATTCCCATCCTGAAGGTAGGTATAAAATCTTTAGTTTCCTTTCCCCTTCCGCTCTTTCATCTTCTTCTGTTTACCAAATATTAATTCATGTTGTTATGTCATCAATGTCAGTGGATAAAAATGAACTCTTAGAGCTAAATACAGGGTAAAAGTGTAAAGAGGGTAAAAGCAAATGGATTCAACTGTAACAATACTGcaactgttgtctttttttttctaaaattcaaCACAATTTCCAATTAGAATTTTGGAAAGGGTGTCTAAGCTTCAGGCTTCAGAGTTGTTTGCTGGCAATGCTAAGAGGTGGACTATCATCTTCCAAGGCCTTGTGTTGACTGACGCATGTCATAATCATTGCCAGTGAGTTGGTGGCTGTGTTGTGATTGCAATTGATAACACTGTCAAAACTCACGGCAACATGTCCTCAacagtttataaaaacacagtgtgGTTCAAATTACGACGTTGAATGAAGCAGATGCAGCTTGAATCACTGAAGGAACATTGCAAACCCTTTCTACACACCAAATCTGGAAAAGCTTAAACGTTCATCCAAATGACTGCATACATGAGAAACACCAAAGGGTCATATAATTTCAGCTGGACTCAACATTTGTCGTGCCAACAGCACAAATGTTAACCGGCAAGTGTCTAATATTAAATCTCATGCCACACTTCAAACGTACCACATTTAAgagttatactgtatgtacccGCACATAATTACAGCAACAATACCAGTACGTTGTGACATCATTTAATTTCTTGTTATTAATTTAAGAAAATTGACAGTGTGTATATTGCTGTAAACTTAAACTTGATTGTttagaacacacacagtgtacacaCATATGTTTTAACCACATAATcagttgatgtttttgtgcaacTGTGTGCAAAATATACACTAGATGCTGGTTACTGCCCTGTGTTAATAACCTGTTAAAGTGTAGGAGTgtacatttctgtctttgtaaacacatactgtatgtattaatCTTAGTTCAGATATAGTTCGTGGTCTGAGACTGATTTTATGTTGATCCATTGACTAATTAAAATCTGTTATTCAGAGACTGCAGATAAACAAAACTACCTAAAAATTGAGCTCTTGTGCCTATAATTAATGTTCTTCCCTTCTCCTCATCTCTTACAGAGAGATGTGGCTGGTGACGCCTCTGAGTCGGCTCTTCTAAAATGTATTGAGCTGTGCTGTGGATCAGTCCAGGAAATAAGAGAGAAAACTCCCAAAATTGCTGAGATCCCGTTCAACTCTACCAACAAGTACCAGGTATGAATTGCATCACATTTGAGTCAGTAAGCTATGGAAACAAGTTGGTTTGCTCTGTTCAGGTGTCccttcaaaaatacaaatttccaGGAAATTCTTTCGTGCTTGTTTCAATTGCTTGGAAATGTCCTTGGCTGACTGAAATCTAAATATCAGGTTGTTTCCTCATCATGCTGACAACAAGTGAACAATGTCAAAATACAATTGGCACCAGAGCTTTAGAAGAAATGCAGCAGTagaataaactgtttttaaaaggatATTGTTTAGTTTCAGCTAATTAATAAATGGACTTTGCTTTTTATTCCCCTTTAAGTCTTTTTAATTGACTTAAATTTAGTACAAAATCTaatttcttatttgtttgtcACGTATGAATTCTGAATCCTGAAGTTAATCTTTTTATAGCATacattaaatatatgtaaataactAGTGggtgttattttttgttgttgttgttgttgtttttatgtgctcTTAGCTTTCCATTCACAAGAATACCTCATCTGAAGAAGAAACTAAGCACCTGCTGGTGATGAAAGGCGCCCCAGAGAGGATTTTGGACCGCTGCTCCACCATTATGATACAGGGCAAGGAGCAGCCTCTGGATGATGAGATGAAAGATGCTTTCCAGAACGCTTACCTGGAACTGGGAGGTCTGGGGGAGAGAGTACTGGGTAAGCATGGACGGCATGTGCATGAAATGAATAAGTCTGAGCTGGAACTCAGCTGGAACCCACAAAAGACCTTTAATCTTCATAATCTTTGTCTTGTGTCCTATCCAGGTTTCTGTCATTTCAACCTGCCCGATGACCAGTTCTCAGAGGACTTTGCTTTTGACACTGAGGAGGTGAATTTTCCCACTGAGAACCTTTGCTTTATCGGCCTCATGTCCATGATTGACCCTCCTCGTGCTGCTGTGCCTGATGCTGTTGGAAAATGCAGGAGTGCTGGAATCAAGGTGAGAGAGTATATATTAATAAAGTCTCTAGCACATTCCCTTAATGCTCATAAACTCGTATTTGATCAAATAAACTCATCAGCACCGATCTCTGTTCTCCTAGGTAATCATGGTAACAGGTGATCATCCAATCACAGCTAAGGCCATTGCTAAGGGTGTGGGTATCATCTCAGAAGGCAATGAGACTGTTGAGGACATTGCAGCTCGACTGAACATCCCAATCAATGAAGTCAACCCAAGGTACTGCTTTTACTCAAAAATCCAGATGGCATAAGTACAGAAGTAGGACATCTATGCTGTATTATAGTTGCTATATAGTTGATGTAGTCAGTCAGTGCTGCATGCATGTATCCCATGGTCCTTTATCGGGTCCTGTTTTGTTCTGTGGCTGCAACGTTTTCTAGTCCTTCTagtgttaaatttaaatttacgGTTTCCATCTGGGTCTGCAACCAATTGTAATTAAGTGACTTAATGACTCTGTGTTCCCTCCAGAGATGCCAAGGCCTGCGTTGTGCACGGCGGTGACCTGAAGGATCTGAGTGCAGAGCAGCTTGATGACATCCTGAGGCACCACACTGAGATTGTTTTTGCCAGAACCTCCCCACAGCAGAAACTGATCATTGTGGAGGGCTGCCAGAGACAGGTAGAAACGAACGAACGAACTTCTGTTTTGCAGTTTGTAAAACACAGCATGAGACTGTGACTAATTGTGTGAACGCATAAGTGAATATTTGATATGCCTGTTCCCTAATGGTCATTATGATTATTGCTTTGGTCTGATGAGTGAGTGGAAGGAATAATAATCATCTGTCAAGCTGTTTGCTCCCCTGCACACATGAATAATCATGACTTtagttgtgtttaaaatgtttgaattactgtcttataagtgtCACAGTAGCCAACAACATTTCTGATGAAGTGTGAAATCTTGGCTTTGTAACGTATTTCTGCAAAAGCTgttaaaagtaattaaatttAATGCTAATTAAATTTCATCGTGGTAGTTGAAGTAAATGTGCCTGAACAGAAGATGCAAGTAAAGTCAAGTGTGTCAGGAAGTTAACACATACGAACACACTAAGTAACATAATATATTCAAGTATGTATCATCTCAGCCTTCTGGGGCAGAAATGGGATGGCGACTACTGATCACTTGGTGCTGACATACTGTCTTTTGAGCTTaggaacttttttttaaa encodes:
- the LOC137125921 gene encoding sodium/potassium-transporting ATPase subunit alpha-1, which codes for MGRGEGREQYELAATSEPASKKKGKGKKKEKDMDELKKEVDMDDHKLTLDELNRKYGTDLTNGLSSAKAAEILARDGPNALTPPPTTPEWVKFCKQMFGGFSMLLWTGAILCFLAYGIQAAMEDEPANDNLYLGVVLSAVVIITGCFSYYQEAKSSKIMDSFKNLVPQQALVVRDGEKKSINAEEVVVGDLVEVKGGDRIPADLRIISAHGCKVDNSSLTGESEPQTRTPDFSNENPLETRNIAFFSTNCVEGTARGIVISTGDRTVMGRIATLASGLEVGRTPISIEIEHFIQLITGVAVFLGVSFFVLSLILGYTWLEAVIFLIGIIVANVPEGLLATVTVCLTLTAKRMAKKNCLVKNLEAVETLGSTSTICSDKTGTLTQNRMTVAHMWFDNQIHEADTTENQSGTSFDRSSPTWAALARIAGLCNRAVFLAEQSNIPILKRDVAGDASESALLKCIELCCGSVQEIREKTPKIAEIPFNSTNKYQLSIHKNTSSEEETKHLLVMKGAPERILDRCSTIMIQGKEQPLDDEMKDAFQNAYLELGGLGERVLGFCHFNLPDDQFSEDFAFDTEEVNFPTENLCFIGLMSMIDPPRAAVPDAVGKCRSAGIKVIMVTGDHPITAKAIAKGVGIISEGNETVEDIAARLNIPINEVNPRDAKACVVHGGDLKDLSAEQLDDILRHHTEIVFARTSPQQKLIIVEGCQRQGAIVAVTGDGVNDSPALKKADIGVAMGIAGSDVSKQAADMILLDDNFASIVTGVEEGRLIFDNLKKSIAYTLTSNIPEITPFLLFIIASIPLPLGTVTILCIDLGTDMVPAISLAYEAAESDIMKRQPRNPKTDKLVNERLISIAYGQIGMIQALAGFFTYFVILAENGFLPSTLLGIRVSWDNKYINDLEDSYGQQWTYEQRKIVEFTCHTAFFVSIVIVQWADLIICKTRRNSVFQQGMKNKILIFGLFEETALAAFLSYCPGMDVALRMYPLKPNWWFCAFPYSLLIFIYDEIRKLILRRSPGGWVERETYY